The following proteins are co-located in the Siansivirga zeaxanthinifaciens CC-SAMT-1 genome:
- a CDS encoding alginate lyase family protein: MKLFTPLYLGLFLISCWGEKHQNFDLISIEKERVLALASHFKNVKPVTLTSFICERSAGNKHDFYSEGDYWWPDPENPNGPYIRKDGLSNPNNFTAHRESMIQLSQISGTLASAYIITNNEDYVEQLMPHLKAWFINNDTKMYPSLKYAQAIKGVVTGRGIGIIDTVHLMEVALAVKAIEKSKSVSKQDILKIKDWFKEYLNWLITDDFGKTERDNGNNHSVCWAMQVAVFAKLVGNQELLNVTKEFYKNTLLPNQMDFNGSFPLELARTKPYGYSIFNLDAMATLCQILSTNSENLFEFKTKEDKSLALGLKFLVPYIKNKKDWPYKKDIMYWDEWPVRQPSLLFGGLALNNEEYLNTWMSLKYELTNKEIIRNMPVKYPILWFNN, encoded by the coding sequence ATGAAATTATTTACACCCCTTTATCTAGGGCTTTTTCTTATTTCATGTTGGGGTGAAAAGCATCAAAATTTTGATCTTATTTCAATAGAAAAAGAACGTGTATTAGCACTAGCTAGTCATTTTAAAAACGTTAAACCTGTTACTTTAACAAGTTTTATTTGTGAAAGAAGTGCAGGTAATAAACACGATTTTTATTCTGAAGGAGATTATTGGTGGCCAGATCCCGAAAATCCTAATGGACCATACATCCGAAAAGATGGATTATCAAATCCAAATAACTTTACTGCGCATCGTGAATCTATGATTCAACTGAGTCAGATTTCTGGTACTTTGGCTTCTGCATATATCATTACTAATAATGAAGATTATGTAGAACAATTAATGCCTCATTTGAAAGCTTGGTTTATTAATAATGACACCAAAATGTATCCAAGTCTTAAGTATGCTCAAGCCATCAAAGGAGTTGTAACTGGCAGAGGTATTGGTATTATAGACACTGTACATTTAATGGAAGTAGCGCTGGCGGTAAAAGCAATTGAAAAATCTAAGTCTGTATCAAAACAGGATATTTTAAAAATAAAAGATTGGTTTAAAGAGTATTTAAATTGGCTAATTACAGACGATTTTGGTAAAACAGAACGCGATAATGGTAATAACCACAGTGTATGTTGGGCAATGCAAGTAGCTGTTTTTGCTAAATTAGTAGGCAATCAAGAATTATTAAATGTTACTAAAGAATTTTATAAAAACACCTTATTACCCAATCAAATGGATTTTAACGGTTCATTTCCATTAGAACTTGCACGAACTAAACCATACGGATATTCTATATTTAATTTAGATGCCATGGCTACGCTTTGTCAAATACTTTCTACCAACTCTGAAAATTTATTTGAATTTAAAACTAAAGAAGATAAAAGTCTCGCTTTAGGACTAAAGTTTTTGGTACCTTACATTAAAAACAAAAAGGATTGGCCATATAAAAAAGATATTATGTATTGGGATGAATGGCCAGTAAGGCAACCATCACTTTTATTTGGTGGTTTAGCATTAAACAATGAGGAATACTTAAATACTTGGATGTCTTTAAAATATGAATTAACAAATAAAGAAATCATTAGAAATATGCCTGTAAAATATCCAATTTTATGGTTTAATAATTAG
- a CDS encoding glycoside hydrolase family 2 protein has product MKILFNTIALFSLTASISFCNAQSLSTSYRSKQNINNDWLYLENDSQNLSNIKMATNWVNINLPHTWNFEDVTDLVPGYRRSASWYKKSIIFNTIDENKLYQLYFEGANITTKVYVNGYDAGGHIGGYIGFMIDITDYIKNGENEILVRVDNSYNPEIIPSQKSDFFIYGGITRDLWLETVAKTHISNIKISTPKVSAKRASLKINVSIDNLTDPNNLLLKAILKDPQGNVVATKILKTFSSNSEIDFFEIKNPQLWDTTTPNLYSISVSLVKSTTILDEIKDVVGFRWFEFKDHGPFYLNGKRLLLRGTHRHEEHAGVGAAMSNKQHRADMESIKEMGANFVRLAHYPQDPEIYKACDELGLLVWDEIPWCRGGVGNDVWKTNTKNLLKEMITQNYNHPSIIIWSLGNEMYWLPDFEDGDNIKKMNAFLTDLNDLSHQLDPSRKTAIRKYYEGANIVDVFSPSIWSGWYSGSYKSYKKAIDIYKKEYKHFLHAEYGGSSHVGRHTENPITGEGQIKSDGWEEAIVQTDVSNIAQMGDWSENYIVDLFDWHLRVSESDPNFVGNIQWAFKDFGTPLRPENDIPYMNQKGLVDREGKPKDAYYVFKSYWAKKPFAYIESHTWTEREGPENTPRTISVYSNCNKVTFYHNGKKLSQKQRDISKFPASGLTWDINFFEGENELVAMGVSENGEKVTDTLIVNYRYKKNEAAKDLKLSYRKLNNGNYLVTATATDKNGMRCLNYEDRVYFQCLSGGKTKKNQGTPTGSESIKMANGQASIEVIPNNIQNLEMMVINQSFKGTYLTIKK; this is encoded by the coding sequence TTGAAAATTTTATTTAATACAATAGCATTATTTAGTTTAACAGCAAGTATAAGTTTTTGTAACGCTCAATCATTATCTACCTCATATCGAAGCAAACAAAATATTAACAATGATTGGTTATATTTAGAGAACGATTCTCAAAATTTAAGCAATATTAAAATGGCGACTAATTGGGTGAATATTAATTTGCCCCATACCTGGAACTTTGAGGATGTTACCGATTTGGTGCCTGGTTATCGAAGAAGTGCAAGTTGGTATAAAAAAAGCATCATTTTTAATACCATTGATGAAAACAAGTTGTATCAATTGTATTTTGAAGGAGCAAATATTACAACAAAAGTATATGTAAATGGTTATGATGCAGGAGGGCATATTGGTGGTTACATTGGCTTTATGATTGATATTACAGACTATATTAAAAATGGCGAAAACGAGATTTTAGTTCGAGTTGATAATAGTTATAATCCTGAAATAATACCATCTCAAAAAAGTGATTTTTTTATTTATGGAGGTATCACAAGAGATTTATGGTTAGAAACCGTTGCTAAGACTCATATTAGCAATATAAAAATTTCTACACCAAAAGTAAGTGCTAAAAGAGCATCATTAAAAATTAATGTATCTATTGATAACCTAACAGATCCAAATAATTTATTATTAAAAGCAATACTAAAGGATCCACAAGGAAACGTTGTAGCAACAAAAATATTAAAAACATTTTCTAGCAATTCAGAAATAGATTTTTTCGAAATTAAAAATCCTCAATTGTGGGACACAACAACACCAAATTTATATTCCATATCAGTATCTTTAGTTAAAAGTACAACTATTTTAGATGAAATTAAAGATGTAGTTGGGTTTCGCTGGTTCGAATTTAAAGACCATGGGCCCTTTTATTTGAATGGCAAAAGACTATTATTACGAGGTACACATCGACATGAAGAGCATGCAGGAGTTGGTGCAGCAATGAGTAACAAGCAACATAGAGCAGATATGGAATCCATTAAAGAAATGGGCGCTAATTTTGTGCGTTTGGCTCATTACCCTCAAGACCCCGAAATTTATAAAGCTTGTGATGAGTTAGGATTGTTGGTTTGGGATGAAATTCCTTGGTGTCGTGGCGGAGTTGGTAACGACGTTTGGAAAACCAATACCAAAAATTTACTTAAAGAAATGATTACTCAAAATTACAATCACCCTAGCATTATTATTTGGTCGCTTGGTAATGAAATGTATTGGTTACCAGATTTTGAAGATGGTGATAACATTAAAAAAATGAACGCATTCTTAACCGATTTGAATGACTTATCACACCAATTAGATCCTTCAAGAAAAACAGCCATTCGAAAATATTATGAGGGTGCAAATATTGTAGATGTTTTTTCTCCTTCTATATGGTCAGGATGGTATTCAGGTAGCTATAAATCGTATAAAAAAGCAATTGATATTTATAAAAAAGAATACAAACATTTTTTACATGCTGAATACGGTGGTTCAAGCCATGTTGGTCGACATACAGAAAACCCTATAACAGGAGAAGGACAAATTAAGTCTGATGGATGGGAAGAAGCCATTGTTCAAACCGATGTTTCTAACATAGCTCAAATGGGGGATTGGAGCGAAAATTATATTGTGGATCTGTTTGACTGGCATTTACGAGTATCCGAATCAGACCCTAATTTTGTTGGAAATATACAATGGGCTTTTAAAGATTTTGGAACCCCATTACGTCCAGAAAATGATATACCTTACATGAATCAAAAGGGTTTGGTTGATAGAGAAGGAAAGCCTAAGGATGCCTATTATGTGTTTAAAAGTTATTGGGCAAAAAAACCATTTGCATACATAGAATCTCATACTTGGACCGAACGTGAAGGTCCCGAAAACACACCAAGAACTATTAGTGTATATAGTAATTGTAATAAAGTAACTTTTTATCATAATGGTAAAAAGCTTTCTCAAAAACAAAGAGACATCTCTAAATTCCCAGCTTCTGGTTTAACTTGGGATATTAATTTTTTTGAAGGTGAAAATGAATTGGTAGCTATGGGTGTTTCGGAAAATGGCGAAAAAGTAACAGATACTTTAATTGTTAACTATAGATACAAAAAGAATGAAGCCGCCAAAGATTTAAAGTTGTCATATAGAAAATTAAACAACGGAAACTATTTGGTAACAGCAACGGCAACCGATAAAAATGGTATGCGTTGTTTGAACTATGAAGATCGCGTATATTTTCAATGCTTATCTGGCGGAAAAACCAAGAAAAATCAAGGTACGCCAACAGGTTCAGAATCTATAAAAATGGCAAATGGTCAAGCTAGTATTGAGGTTATTCCAAATAATATTCAAAATCTAGAAATGATGGTTATAAACCAAAGTTTTAAAGGGACCTATTTAACCATAAAAAAATGA
- a CDS encoding glycoside hydrolase family 88 protein has product MNKFKITCLVLSFTMLLNSCKSDNKVENEGVIQALLQERYVKLLEYPLDSLSFPRSMTPSTGFINKVPSKDWTSGFFPGNLWQLYQLTGNDAYKEKAASWTTYIEKEKYNNKTHDMGFKVFCSFGKGLEVEDNQKYKDIIVESAKTLSTRFNKIVGSIRSWDFNKDIWEFPVIIDNMLNLELLFEATKISGDSTYHKIAVQHANTTLKNHFRKDNSTFHVVVYDTLTGKVKDKVTHQGFNNESSWARGQGWAIYGYTMAYRYTKDNAYLTQAEATANFFINNINMPDDGIPYWDFNDPSIPNAPRDVSAAAVVASALLELYTITKNETYLNYSKKVINTLNSREYILNPEVSGPFILDHSTGNWPKNDEIDEPIVYGDYYYLEALLRMKSL; this is encoded by the coding sequence ATGAATAAATTTAAAATTACTTGCCTAGTTCTTAGTTTTACAATGCTTTTAAACAGTTGTAAATCTGATAATAAAGTAGAAAACGAAGGAGTTATTCAAGCCCTTCTCCAGGAACGGTATGTTAAACTTTTGGAATATCCCTTAGACTCCCTGTCGTTTCCTCGTAGCATGACACCATCAACAGGTTTTATAAATAAAGTACCATCAAAAGACTGGACAAGTGGTTTTTTTCCTGGAAATCTCTGGCAGCTTTATCAGCTCACTGGAAATGATGCTTATAAAGAAAAAGCAGCTTCTTGGACCACTTATATTGAGAAGGAAAAGTATAATAATAAAACTCATGATATGGGTTTTAAAGTGTTTTGTAGTTTTGGGAAAGGTCTTGAAGTAGAAGACAATCAAAAGTATAAAGACATTATTGTAGAAAGTGCAAAAACATTAAGTACACGTTTTAACAAAATAGTAGGGTCTATAAGGTCTTGGGATTTTAATAAAGATATATGGGAGTTTCCGGTGATTATAGATAATATGCTAAATTTGGAATTACTGTTTGAAGCAACAAAAATTTCTGGCGATAGTACGTATCATAAAATAGCGGTGCAACACGCCAACACCACATTAAAAAATCATTTCAGAAAAGATAACAGTACATTTCATGTAGTAGTTTACGATACATTAACTGGTAAAGTAAAAGATAAAGTTACACATCAAGGTTTTAATAACGAGTCCTCTTGGGCAAGAGGACAAGGATGGGCTATTTATGGTTACACTATGGCTTATCGATATACTAAAGATAATGCGTATTTAACACAAGCCGAAGCAACAGCAAATTTCTTTATTAATAACATAAATATGCCAGACGATGGCATTCCTTATTGGGATTTTAACGATCCAAGTATTCCAAATGCACCACGCGATGTATCGGCAGCAGCGGTTGTGGCATCAGCTTTATTAGAATTATACACCATCACTAAAAATGAAACATATTTAAACTATTCTAAGAAAGTTATAAATACTTTAAATTCAAGAGAATACATACTAAACCCTGAAGTAAGCGGACCATTTATATTAGATCATAGTACGGGAAATTGGCCAAAGAATGATGAAATTGATGAACCAATTGTATATGGCGATTATTATTATTTAGAAGCACTACTCCGTATGAAATCACTTTAA
- a CDS encoding RagB/SusD family nutrient uptake outer membrane protein, translating into MKTYKYLFLLLISLSIIGCSNLEEEPVGLLAPEGFFKSTKDIQTAVNGAYGHMMHEDYWGRKGSLPIMLRSDMVSIGDPTTPVRRIDHDRFTVDGENGMITDSWPRSYQTIAAANQAIVGAEAVNVPDELKNPVTAQAYFVRAFMYFELVRLYGDIPYLDKPVTDAAAAGSISKTKVADVYTKIIADLEFAKKWLPDTQPTRSLPSKATAQSYLALVYLTMGQFDNANFAKAYTEAKAVIDNESKYELGLEPDFQDLFNATKTAASKEPLFILDYNGFGDGEYGRDYMGALTGIRENQRDGTGGGWSVAVPSLAVYTSWDSQDYRRAVSLDDTGLFKAKAPATGLVEEPYTRFTVYYTNSANRPHIAKYTRFPGSVAEGNFRQSSNKYIMMRYAEVLLIAAEALNEVTPGTTEADGYVDRVRERARNGMAGSTPSPVPAKVTSGMSQDAFRAMVLEERKWELAFELKRWFDIVRRKMGPTVFGASGLEGLKTNFNPARDYLYPLPNDELLRNPNLLPQNNEY; encoded by the coding sequence ATGAAAACATATAAATATTTATTTTTATTATTGATAAGTTTATCAATAATTGGATGTTCAAACTTAGAAGAAGAACCCGTTGGTTTATTAGCACCAGAAGGTTTCTTCAAATCTACAAAAGATATACAAACAGCAGTAAATGGCGCATATGGCCATATGATGCATGAAGACTATTGGGGAAGAAAAGGCTCTTTACCAATCATGTTAAGAAGCGATATGGTTTCCATTGGAGATCCTACGACACCGGTACGAAGAATAGACCATGATCGCTTTACAGTTGATGGTGAAAATGGTATGATTACCGATTCTTGGCCAAGAAGTTACCAAACCATTGCGGCTGCAAATCAAGCTATAGTTGGAGCAGAAGCCGTTAATGTTCCCGATGAATTGAAAAATCCTGTAACTGCTCAAGCTTATTTTGTAAGGGCTTTTATGTATTTTGAATTAGTAAGATTATATGGAGATATACCTTATTTAGACAAACCTGTAACAGATGCAGCAGCAGCAGGTTCTATTAGCAAAACAAAAGTGGCTGATGTTTATACTAAAATTATTGCCGACTTAGAGTTTGCTAAAAAATGGTTGCCAGATACTCAGCCAACAAGGTCTTTGCCATCTAAAGCAACCGCACAATCGTATCTAGCTTTGGTTTATTTAACAATGGGACAATTTGATAATGCAAATTTTGCGAAAGCATACACTGAAGCTAAAGCAGTTATAGATAACGAAAGTAAATATGAATTAGGGCTAGAGCCAGATTTTCAAGATTTATTTAATGCTACTAAAACAGCTGCTTCTAAAGAACCATTATTTATATTAGATTATAATGGTTTTGGCGATGGAGAGTATGGTAGAGATTATATGGGAGCATTAACAGGTATTAGAGAAAACCAACGCGATGGTACTGGTGGTGGGTGGTCTGTAGCAGTGCCATCACTAGCAGTTTATACTTCCTGGGATAGTCAAGATTACAGAAGAGCAGTTAGCTTAGATGACACTGGACTTTTTAAAGCAAAAGCGCCAGCAACAGGTCTAGTGGAAGAGCCATATACACGCTTTACAGTTTACTACACAAACAGTGCAAATAGACCCCACATTGCTAAATACACACGTTTTCCTGGCTCAGTTGCCGAAGGTAATTTTAGACAATCGAGTAATAAATATATCATGATGCGATATGCAGAAGTTTTACTTATTGCTGCCGAGGCATTAAATGAAGTTACTCCTGGTACAACAGAAGCAGATGGTTATGTAGATAGAGTTCGAGAAAGAGCCAGAAATGGAATGGCAGGTAGCACACCAAGCCCTGTACCAGCTAAAGTAACATCTGGAATGTCGCAAGATGCATTTAGAGCGATGGTTTTAGAAGAACGTAAATGGGAACTTGCTTTTGAGCTAAAAAGATGGTTTGATATTGTAAGAAGAAAAATGGGACCTACAGTTTTTGGAGCTTCTGGTTTAGAAGGATTAAAAACAAATTTTAATCCAGCAAGAGATTATTTATACCCATTACCAAATGATGAGCTTCTTAGAAATCCAAACTTACTTCCTCAAAATAACGAGTATTAG
- a CDS encoding SusC/RagA family TonB-linked outer membrane protein, protein MITNKKIKVFSRYLLGIFILIGAYANAQEKSISGKVISSEDNMPLPGVNILVKGTSNGAATDFDGNYTIKVNTENAVLVFTYVGFESREIPVKGLKKIDVTLKIDSNNLDEVVVVGYGSRKKSDITGSVSSVKSEELNAFPVLDAEQALQGRAAGVAVQSNNGGEPGAPISVKIRGNTSIGASSSALIVVDGFVGASMPQANDIESLEVLKDASATAIYGSRGANGVILVTTKKGKSGRLSVEINSTYSAQTTTDRLDLLDADQFTAYQKALNPAFVQRTTSNTDWQDLLLKAGNTSNHQLSFSGGTDKINFYASGTYFNQEGVVINSGFQRTSFLSNIDAQVTDKLKLGFNAFGSRSNKDGISTQADTGGRGTGDVMSLGFRFSPDLGLFEANGDNSQDFLRDGIDNPVAVAKESVDETKSDDFRANFYANYDISKSLTFKTTFGFSSSNETRGIYRPSTLVLTAGAQGGIGEIANAKRTSVLSENYLTYNKEIGKGNLTLLAGYSYQKNTTERFSAGAQGFTSDSFSYYNLGDGSVQLIPGSSLVETEILSQFGRLNYDFDDKYLITATLRRDGASNFAANEKYAYFPSGALGWKVSNEDFLKDNSTISNLKLRASYGVTGNPSIAPYQSLASFESIYTAVGGQTVNSVVPNQQSNPDLKWESSYQTNFGIDLGLFNSRISLSVDYYNIDTKDLILGDTGQPEYFGFLNNQSLKNIGEINNKGFEVSISTRNISNDNFTWKTDLNWSRNRNKVVKLIGGDDVIFDASPGHFTRDQTHILREGEAVGVFWGYEYQGVYQGGALPAGTATLATTPVAGDELFTDIDGNGRITAADDRKIIGDPNQDWILGVTNSFTYKNFDLNVFFQGAFGGDIMSLTHIELANGNSNSTTEVLRAWTPTNTNTNVPRAAIRANDITSRFVYDGSYIRLKNIALGYNLPSNLAEKLGMDKIRFSVSGQNLLTFTDYPGLDPEVSYRASGAQNSNVNQGFDYGNYPTVKSVSFNVNLKF, encoded by the coding sequence ATGATTACAAACAAAAAAATTAAAGTATTTAGCCGGTATTTACTAGGAATATTTATTCTTATAGGTGCCTATGCAAATGCTCAGGAAAAAAGTATTTCAGGTAAAGTTATCTCAAGCGAAGATAACATGCCGTTACCAGGAGTTAACATTCTAGTAAAAGGAACTAGTAATGGAGCCGCTACAGACTTTGATGGCAATTACACAATTAAAGTGAATACTGAAAATGCTGTACTTGTATTTACTTATGTAGGATTTGAAAGTAGAGAAATTCCCGTTAAAGGATTAAAAAAAATTGATGTAACTCTTAAAATTGATTCTAATAACTTAGACGAAGTAGTAGTTGTAGGATATGGTTCTCGTAAAAAGAGTGATATAACAGGTTCTGTATCTTCAGTAAAATCGGAGGAGTTAAATGCGTTTCCGGTTTTAGATGCAGAACAGGCTTTACAAGGTAGAGCAGCTGGTGTTGCTGTGCAATCAAATAATGGAGGTGAACCAGGAGCCCCAATTTCTGTAAAAATTCGAGGTAACACATCAATCGGGGCAAGTAGTTCTGCACTTATTGTGGTAGATGGCTTCGTAGGGGCGTCGATGCCTCAGGCAAATGATATCGAATCTTTAGAGGTGTTAAAAGATGCTTCGGCTACAGCTATTTATGGTTCGAGAGGTGCAAATGGTGTTATATTAGTAACAACTAAAAAAGGTAAAAGCGGAAGGTTGTCTGTAGAAATAAATAGTACCTATTCTGCTCAAACTACAACAGATAGATTAGATTTATTAGATGCCGATCAATTTACAGCGTATCAAAAAGCTTTAAATCCAGCATTCGTTCAGAGAACAACATCTAATACAGACTGGCAAGATTTACTTTTAAAAGCTGGAAATACATCAAATCATCAACTTTCGTTTTCAGGAGGAACCGATAAAATAAATTTTTATGCTTCTGGAACTTATTTTAATCAAGAAGGTGTGGTTATAAATTCAGGTTTCCAAAGAACATCATTTCTTTCAAATATTGATGCCCAAGTAACAGATAAATTAAAATTAGGTTTTAATGCCTTTGGTAGCCGAAGTAATAAAGACGGAATTTCAACACAAGCTGATACTGGCGGACGAGGAACAGGCGATGTGATGTCTTTAGGCTTTAGGTTTTCTCCAGATTTAGGTCTTTTTGAAGCTAACGGTGATAACTCACAAGACTTTTTAAGAGATGGTATCGACAACCCTGTAGCCGTTGCTAAAGAAAGTGTAGATGAGACTAAATCAGACGATTTTAGAGCAAATTTTTATGCAAATTACGATATTAGCAAGAGTCTTACCTTTAAAACAACTTTTGGTTTTAGCTCTTCTAATGAAACTAGAGGTATCTATAGACCATCAACTTTGGTGCTAACTGCAGGAGCACAAGGCGGCATTGGTGAGATAGCCAATGCAAAAAGAACAAGTGTTTTAAGTGAAAATTATTTAACTTACAACAAAGAGATAGGAAAAGGTAATTTAACGTTGTTAGCTGGTTACTCCTATCAAAAGAACACCACTGAAAGATTTTCTGCTGGAGCTCAAGGATTTACTTCAGACAGTTTTTCGTATTACAATTTAGGTGACGGCTCGGTACAATTAATACCCGGTTCGTCATTAGTAGAAACTGAAATTCTTTCTCAATTTGGAAGATTGAATTACGATTTTGATGATAAGTATTTAATTACCGCAACCCTTAGAAGGGATGGTGCTTCTAACTTTGCTGCTAACGAAAAATATGCTTATTTTCCTTCTGGAGCTTTGGGTTGGAAAGTGTCAAACGAAGATTTTTTAAAAGACAATAGCACAATTTCAAATTTAAAACTTAGAGCAAGTTATGGGGTAACTGGTAATCCGTCTATTGCACCTTATCAGTCTTTAGCGAGTTTTGAGAGTATTTATACGGCCGTTGGAGGACAAACGGTAAATTCAGTAGTGCCTAACCAGCAATCTAATCCAGATTTAAAATGGGAATCTTCTTATCAAACAAACTTTGGTATCGATTTAGGGTTGTTTAATAGCAGAATTTCCTTGTCTGTAGATTATTATAACATCGATACAAAAGACTTAATTTTGGGTGATACTGGGCAACCAGAGTATTTCGGATTTTTAAATAACCAAAGTTTAAAAAATATAGGTGAAATTAATAATAAAGGATTCGAGGTTTCTATTAGCACTAGAAATATTTCTAACGATAATTTTACTTGGAAAACCGATTTAAACTGGTCTAGAAATAGAAACAAAGTAGTAAAACTAATTGGTGGAGACGATGTTATTTTTGATGCTTCTCCGGGTCATTTTACAAGAGATCAAACACATATTTTAAGAGAAGGTGAAGCTGTTGGCGTTTTTTGGGGCTATGAATACCAAGGCGTATATCAAGGAGGTGCTTTACCAGCTGGTACAGCTACGTTAGCCACAACACCTGTTGCTGGAGATGAGTTGTTTACAGATATTGATGGTAATGGTAGAATTACAGCTGCAGATGATAGAAAAATAATTGGCGACCCAAACCAAGATTGGATTCTGGGTGTTACCAATAGTTTTACATATAAAAACTTCGATTTAAATGTGTTTTTTCAAGGCGCTTTTGGTGGCGATATCATGAGTTTAACTCATATAGAGCTTGCAAACGGTAATTCTAACTCTACCACAGAAGTTTTAAGAGCATGGACTCCAACAAACACCAATACAAATGTGCCACGCGCAGCGATTCGTGCGAACGACATTACCTCGCGTTTTGTTTACGATGGTAGCTATATAAGACTTAAAAATATTGCCTTAGGATACAATTTACCATCTAATTTAGCAGAGAAATTAGGAATGGATAAAATAAGATTTTCAGTTAGTGGGCAAAATTTATTAACATTCACAGATTACCCGGGACTAGATCCAGAGGTTAGTTACAGAGCGTCTGGTGCGCAAAATAGCAATGTAAATCAAGGTTTTGATTACGGTAATTACCCAACAGTAAAATCTGTAAGTTTCAATGTTAATTTAAAATTTTAA